From the genome of bacterium, one region includes:
- a CDS encoding MFS transporter, translating into MTSPSHSADQNLTLRESARIMFGASRAYWLVNLVNFGDGIAYFGILNLLTLFIHDQLGLTDHYTGIAVSFFTGAVTLFMFFGGFLSDRLGVRKALMVSLLLLLIGRVFLTSSPLFDATGVLLWSSLALMALGTGVLQPTLYAGAKEFSDPRTSAISYSLVYAIMNFGIMIESFMSPYIREHGGIEAVFWTMAAVNGVVLLAILLLFTKKVEDRDRVVEVAPVPAEQVSLGQKIKALPILDARFMAFIFVLLPVRTMFAHQWLTMPHYIMRCFPESVGSRYEWFQALNPLIITIAVPLVAALTRKVNIISMMVVGTVISAASTFILSPAPDVTLLILYILVFSMGEAIWSSRFFEYVAELAPAGRVGAYMGLAGIPWFLAKFTTGFYSGLMLEAFIPEHGAQNSGMLWTVYGLIALASPLGLLLTRKWMAGGHKQAGATA; encoded by the coding sequence GTGACCTCACCCTCCCACTCCGCCGATCAAAATCTCACGCTGCGCGAGAGCGCCCGGATCATGTTCGGGGCTTCGCGCGCCTACTGGCTGGTCAATCTGGTCAATTTCGGCGACGGCATCGCCTATTTTGGCATTCTCAATCTACTGACGCTGTTCATTCATGATCAGCTCGGTCTGACCGATCATTACACAGGCATCGCAGTTTCGTTTTTTACGGGCGCGGTGACGCTGTTCATGTTTTTCGGCGGTTTTTTGTCGGACCGGCTCGGCGTGCGCAAGGCGCTGATGGTGTCGCTCTTGCTGCTGCTGATCGGGCGCGTTTTTCTGACGTCGAGTCCGCTGTTTGACGCGACGGGTGTTTTGCTGTGGTCGAGTTTGGCGCTGATGGCCCTGGGCACAGGCGTCCTGCAGCCGACGCTGTATGCGGGCGCGAAGGAGTTTTCGGATCCGCGCACCTCGGCAATCAGCTACAGTTTGGTCTACGCGATCATGAATTTCGGGATCATGATCGAGAGCTTCATGTCGCCCTACATTCGCGAACACGGCGGCATCGAGGCGGTGTTTTGGACAATGGCGGCGGTCAATGGCGTTGTGCTGCTGGCCATCCTGCTGTTGTTCACGAAGAAGGTCGAGGATCGCGATCGGGTCGTTGAGGTGGCTCCTGTTCCGGCGGAACAGGTATCGCTCGGGCAGAAGATCAAAGCGCTGCCGATTCTCGACGCGCGGTTCATGGCGTTCATCTTTGTGCTGCTGCCGGTGCGGACGATGTTCGCGCACCAATGGCTGACGATGCCGCACTATATCATGCGCTGTTTCCCGGAGTCCGTGGGCTCGCGCTACGAGTGGTTTCAGGCGCTCAATCCGTTGATTATCACGATTGCCGTGCCGCTGGTGGCGGCGCTGACGCGCAAGGTGAATATTATCTCGATGATGGTGGTCGGGACGGTGATCTCGGCGGCTTCAACATTCATTCTCTCGCCCGCGCCGGATGTGACGCTGTTGATTTTGTATATTCTCGTGTTCTCGATGGGTGAGGCGATCTGGTCGAGCCGCTTTTTCGAGTACGTGGCGGAGTTGGCGCCGGCTGGTCGCGTGGGGGCCTATATGGGATTGGCGGGGATTCCGTGGTTTCTGGCGAAGTTCACCACCGGATTCTATTCCGGCCTAATGCTTGAGGCGTTCATACCCGAGCACGGCGCACAGAATAGCGGGATGCTGTGGACGGTTTACGGACTGATCGCGCTGGCGTCACCGTTAGGCTTGCTGTTAACACGGAAGTGGATGGCCGGCGGCCACAAACAGGCGGGTGCAACGGCGTAA
- a CDS encoding TonB-dependent receptor has translation MNPLILGFPARPLRIQHNGPRTAVLPLASLIFILMCSPLLADTTQVDPVDLSALSLEELMNIEITSVSKKAEPISSAAAAVFVLTADDIQRSGFNSIPELLRLVPGLQVAKIDLSDWAISARGYAGQFASKLLVMVDGRSVYSPCFSGVFWDQLSMPLEDIARIEVIRGPGATMGANAVNGVINIITKDARQTQGGVVNAAAGNNEKISGSARYGGKLSDRTFYRAYLSGFDRSQDGEATLTGRDDYWNDLRIGLRLDHDFSPRTQLLLEGNWYDLNTRHEVNAPELTAPYYSYPEMDAYYRGVYSIARLKRQLSPTSDATLQAYMDVTDGKTLFYTEERSTIDVEFKHSLQPLPRNTFVWGLGYRNSQDFLPGLTDPERFTLELFNAFGQNEWNVIPGRLRLIAGSKFEHNTYTKWEIQPSVRTVWSPHTNHTIWASASRAVRTPSRGERSASIGLVTIPPMSALNPSPLPILSAVTGSDDFTSEKLNAYEIGWRSHLNRITNASVDVFYNDYADFRSATYGAPIPMLTEPVPYMLLPVVLNNASENSSYGCETAAEFRLDRFWRLIASYSYLHQQEGASQQQTALGTEFIYPKHQAVLRNSFDIGRHVRLDADARYVSKLTNSEIGEYYTADVRIGYLPVESVEVFLVGQNLFEEYHQEFGTPIAFQSLPAQIERTVYIGTRWNF, from the coding sequence ATGAATCCGCTAATCCTTGGTTTCCCCGCCCGCCCGCTGCGAATTCAGCACAATGGCCCCCGCACGGCCGTCCTGCCACTCGCCAGCCTCATCTTCATTTTGATGTGCTCGCCGCTGCTCGCCGACACCACGCAGGTTGATCCTGTTGACCTGTCGGCCCTGTCGTTGGAAGAGCTGATGAACATCGAGATTACCTCCGTTTCCAAAAAAGCCGAACCCATATCGAGTGCCGCCGCCGCCGTATTCGTGCTCACCGCCGACGACATCCAGCGCTCCGGTTTCAACAGCATTCCCGAATTGCTGCGACTCGTCCCTGGACTTCAGGTCGCTAAAATTGACCTCAGCGACTGGGCCATCTCGGCCCGCGGCTACGCCGGACAGTTTGCCAGCAAGCTATTGGTCATGGTGGACGGTCGCAGCGTCTATTCACCCTGCTTTTCCGGTGTCTTCTGGGATCAGCTTAGCATGCCGCTCGAAGACATCGCGCGCATCGAGGTCATCCGAGGCCCCGGTGCCACCATGGGAGCCAATGCCGTAAACGGTGTCATCAACATCATTACCAAGGACGCCCGGCAAACGCAGGGAGGCGTCGTCAACGCCGCTGCCGGCAATAACGAAAAAATCTCCGGTAGCGCCCGCTACGGAGGTAAGCTCAGCGACCGCACATTCTACCGAGCATACCTCAGCGGCTTTGATCGCTCGCAGGACGGTGAAGCCACTCTTACGGGCCGCGATGACTATTGGAACGACCTGCGCATCGGCCTTCGCTTGGACCATGACTTCTCGCCCCGCACCCAATTGTTGCTCGAGGGCAACTGGTACGACCTGAATACCCGGCACGAAGTCAACGCGCCCGAACTCACCGCACCGTACTACTCCTACCCCGAAATGGACGCGTACTACCGCGGAGTGTATTCCATTGCCCGCCTGAAACGGCAACTCAGTCCAACTTCCGACGCCACGCTGCAAGCCTATATGGACGTAACCGACGGCAAAACGCTCTTCTATACCGAAGAGCGCAGCACGATAGACGTTGAGTTCAAGCACAGCCTGCAACCGTTGCCGCGCAACACCTTCGTATGGGGACTTGGGTATCGTAATAGCCAGGACTTTCTGCCCGGCCTCACGGACCCCGAGCGTTTCACGCTCGAACTCTTCAATGCCTTTGGACAGAATGAATGGAATGTCATTCCGGGCCGACTTCGCCTGATCGCAGGCTCCAAGTTCGAGCACAACACCTATACGAAGTGGGAAATACAGCCCAGCGTGCGTACTGTTTGGAGCCCCCACACAAACCACACGATCTGGGCCTCAGCTTCCCGCGCCGTCCGAACTCCGTCCCGCGGTGAACGTTCGGCCTCGATCGGACTGGTCACCATTCCACCCATGTCCGCGCTGAACCCGTCGCCGCTCCCCATTCTGAGCGCCGTAACGGGCAGCGATGATTTTACGTCCGAAAAATTGAACGCCTATGAAATTGGCTGGCGCTCACACCTGAACAGGATCACCAACGCTTCGGTAGACGTTTTCTACAACGACTACGCCGACTTCCGCTCAGCCACCTATGGCGCACCCATCCCGATGCTGACCGAACCGGTGCCGTACATGCTGCTGCCCGTCGTCCTGAACAATGCCAGTGAAAACAGCAGCTATGGTTGTGAAACTGCGGCGGAATTCCGACTCGACAGATTTTGGCGGCTCATCGCGTCCTACAGCTACCTGCATCAGCAGGAAGGCGCAAGTCAACAGCAGACTGCCCTCGGCACCGAATTCATCTACCCCAAGCATCAGGCCGTGCTGCGAAACTCCTTTGACATCGGTCGTCACGTGCGGCTCGACGCCGACGCACGATATGTCAGCAAGCTCACAAACTCCGAAATCGGCGAATATTACACCGCCGACGTTCGCATCGGATATCTACCCGTCGAGTCCGTCGAGGTCTTCCTCGTTGGCCAGAATCTGTTCGAAGAATACCATCAGGAGTTTGGGACGCCGATCGCCTTTCAGTCGCTGCCCGCGCAGATTGAGCGCACCGTCTACATCGGAACACGCTGGAACTTCTAA
- a CDS encoding lipopolysaccharide biosynthesis protein, translating to MKRFVHQAGGPGALVRAGWALAIKGLPAIYGLGVIFVLLRALPVEEYGSYGVAWAFLNVAAMCTRGLWALTLVQRWASGAGQAVLGAIVGLSLLTTLLGIAAGVVILPALGLSPMETALTCFSLLILVPRDLAMALGQAESKLRRVFVIEACYFMGSLLGFIVLAQRGLLNDAETALMVNTGAIVLSSLAGIICYPVVLKPTFIVSDYRQATSYGKWTGMLAIGDIYFQQGDLLILGAVLNPALLAPYIAAKTFLRLFALMSQAMNFLLYPMAARLAAEGNLPKLAGKLKVALMGVWAVGVPATVALWLYADPVIPMLLGQKYADAIPFVLFLLPAALLEPLFSTGANILVGLGQPRYAIPWIVLIVVLNVIANIVLVSMLGLIAAPWILTASYVVLGIVLQAHLRTVLRGG from the coding sequence GTGAAGAGGTTCGTGCACCAGGCAGGCGGCCCGGGGGCGTTAGTGCGCGCCGGATGGGCCTTGGCGATCAAGGGGCTCCCGGCCATCTATGGGTTGGGGGTCATCTTTGTATTGCTGCGGGCGCTGCCGGTGGAGGAATACGGGTCGTATGGAGTGGCCTGGGCCTTTTTGAATGTGGCGGCCATGTGCACTCGCGGCCTATGGGCGTTGACGCTGGTGCAGCGTTGGGCGTCAGGTGCCGGTCAGGCGGTGCTGGGAGCAATCGTCGGGCTCTCGTTGTTGACGACCTTACTCGGCATCGCGGCGGGTGTGGTGATCCTGCCGGCCTTGGGCTTGTCACCGATGGAAACGGCGTTGACCTGTTTTTCGCTCTTGATTCTGGTGCCGCGCGACTTGGCGATGGCGTTGGGCCAGGCCGAGTCCAAGCTGCGGCGGGTGTTTGTCATCGAAGCCTGCTACTTCATGGGAAGTCTGCTGGGCTTCATCGTGCTGGCCCAACGGGGATTGCTGAATGACGCTGAGACGGCGCTGATGGTGAACACGGGGGCGATCGTGCTGTCGTCGCTGGCGGGCATCATTTGCTATCCGGTTGTTCTCAAACCGACGTTCATCGTCAGCGACTATCGGCAGGCTACAAGCTACGGCAAGTGGACGGGCATGCTGGCGATCGGGGATATCTACTTTCAGCAGGGAGATCTGCTGATTCTCGGCGCGGTGCTTAATCCGGCGTTGTTGGCTCCCTACATTGCGGCAAAGACATTTCTGCGCCTGTTCGCGTTGATGTCGCAGGCGATGAATTTCCTGTTGTATCCGATGGCGGCGCGGTTGGCGGCGGAGGGCAATCTACCGAAACTGGCTGGGAAACTCAAGGTTGCCCTGATGGGCGTGTGGGCGGTCGGCGTACCGGCGACGGTGGCCCTGTGGCTCTATGCTGATCCGGTGATCCCGATGCTTTTGGGGCAGAAGTACGCGGATGCGATTCCGTTCGTGCTGTTCTTGTTGCCGGCGGCGCTGTTGGAACCGTTATTCAGCACGGGGGCGAACATTCTGGTAGGTCTGGGCCAACCGCGATATGCTATTCCGTGGATCGTGCTGATCGTGGTCCTGAATGTGATTGCGAATATCGTGCTGGTGTCCATGCTGGGGCTGATTGCGGCGCCGTGGATTTTGACGGCCAGCTATGTGGTTCTGGGGATTGTCCTGCAAGCGCATTTGCGGACGGTGCTGCGCGGAGGGTAG
- a CDS encoding prephenate dehydrogenase/arogenate dehydrogenase family protein — protein sequence MSGFKRVCLVAPDGWSARLAMGMQKRFPQCEIAIVSSEMKYPELQGIATVNTMTDNLFEGLRRADLVLIARHNASQIWNLRETISGCEQGTTICEFGRPVSEALRLIREFNRDDVHYVSIGFTGLLDQYKPASTCVEDLYGQRLVGLTPSSIEDLQPFSLLHEVLRSLGAEVSAYSPQQHDRRLADVAYMPRLAMLPVVRFWCESSDVLDARAALLSTAMLEYLGGMSRREQAEWVEEVTVCKTDVLSALDAYQGYLQMLRQEIETDKLGNSMSQLMRQVGELRTMPEIASAPTAEAVTGKPSVERVLGMLNNVWQTLEQLEQNIGESETTPNLDMVRELLARTRSCLQETKPLAMTAQAPAAEVQAPEPVAEIIKPAPVPMPEPLPAYEPPVSAPVALHEEAVEVLVAEQDEMVYEPTWSPDESYAVEEPVAPAPVEDRKSHGRELWLDCGNNVQVFASAARVLAEARVGIEGVERMTNDGNVTVKILLTDEAQSEWAMSLLTDAGIHIV from the coding sequence ATGTCAGGATTCAAACGAGTCTGCTTGGTCGCCCCGGACGGGTGGAGCGCACGGCTGGCCATGGGAATGCAGAAGCGCTTCCCGCAATGCGAGATCGCGATTGTCAGTTCGGAGATGAAGTATCCGGAACTGCAGGGCATCGCGACCGTCAACACGATGACGGATAACCTGTTTGAAGGCTTGCGGCGCGCCGATCTTGTGTTGATCGCGCGGCACAATGCTTCACAGATATGGAATCTGCGTGAGACGATCAGCGGCTGCGAACAGGGTACGACGATCTGCGAGTTTGGTCGTCCGGTATCGGAAGCGCTGCGTCTGATTCGCGAATTCAATCGCGACGACGTACATTACGTGAGCATCGGCTTCACCGGATTGCTGGATCAATATAAGCCTGCCAGTACGTGCGTTGAAGATCTGTACGGTCAGCGTCTGGTGGGATTAACGCCGTCGAGTATTGAGGACTTGCAGCCGTTCTCGCTGCTGCATGAGGTCCTGCGCTCACTGGGCGCGGAGGTGTCGGCGTACAGCCCGCAGCAGCATGACCGGCGGTTGGCGGACGTGGCGTACATGCCGCGATTGGCAATGTTGCCGGTGGTGCGATTCTGGTGTGAAAGTTCGGACGTGCTGGACGCGCGGGCCGCTTTGTTGAGCACGGCGATGCTCGAATACTTGGGCGGCATGTCACGCCGTGAGCAGGCGGAGTGGGTTGAAGAAGTGACGGTGTGCAAGACGGATGTGTTAAGCGCGCTGGACGCCTACCAGGGCTACTTGCAGATGCTGCGGCAAGAGATTGAAACGGACAAGCTCGGCAACAGTATGTCGCAGCTCATGCGGCAGGTAGGCGAGCTGCGGACGATGCCGGAGATCGCCAGCGCACCGACCGCGGAAGCCGTCACGGGCAAGCCGTCGGTTGAACGCGTGCTTGGAATGCTGAACAATGTGTGGCAGACGTTGGAGCAGTTGGAGCAGAATATTGGCGAGAGCGAGACCACGCCGAATCTCGACATGGTCCGCGAACTGCTCGCTCGCACGCGCAGTTGTTTGCAGGAGACCAAGCCGCTGGCGATGACAGCGCAGGCGCCCGCCGCCGAAGTGCAGGCGCCCGAGCCGGTGGCGGAGATCATCAAGCCCGCGCCGGTGCCGATGCCCGAGCCGCTGCCTGCCTACGAGCCGCCGGTGAGTGCGCCGGTTGCCCTGCATGAGGAAGCAGTGGAGGTGTTGGTTGCGGAACAAGACGAAATGGTCTATGAACCGACCTGGTCGCCGGACGAGTCTTATGCTGTCGAGGAACCCGTTGCTCCGGCACCGGTGGAAGACCGCAAGTCGCACGGCCGCGAGCTGTGGCTGGATTGCGGAAACAATGTGCAGGTTTTCGCCAGTGCGGCGCGCGTCTTGGCGGAAGCACGCGTCGGAATTGAAGGCGTGGAGCGCATGACCAACGACGGCAATGTGACCGTAAAGATCCTGTTGACAGACGAAGCGCAATCGGAATGGGCGATGAGCCTGCTGACCGATGCGGGGATTCACATCGTGTGA
- a CDS encoding TonB-dependent receptor, translating into MFLRLLFCLALLATQALAQRPNFSITGTVTDSLTREPLEYATVMLHRAADSTQVTGIASDRHGGFQLDSLRPGDYFARVSFLGYDLKPITGIKLSRERQHVDLGNIALAPTGLVADEVNITGERLSVEYHVEKKVINVAKQNIAPTGTAADILAQAPSVSVDIEGNVKLRGSSNFTVMIDGRPSILEANDALQQIPSGTIDKIEIITNPSARFSAEGTAGIINIIPLNRSAMTSGLINARTTIDERRGLDFTFTRPVGKVGLTVGGNVGIGRDPGESRSETRTTFEGTTATVNTNGSSTGKRDNMGLRAEVDAPLSRRAGLVVGARFGTHNFGRDAALEHTEFSSVDPTALNSTTKSGFDRKMQHMHGFAAFKQRFPQEGRQWSAEVNIGHRGGEEENRTEQFDSADRLINGVIAQEDDPGGRIEVKTDYVHPFSQQRKIETGLSSQYSAAKDDNRSLEFDTTTVSYTSSGQYDTDTDFRRSLHAGYGMYADKLSSIEYQIGLRTEYLSRSIDENNSHQTFAIDRLDLFPSLHTAMSLGGAKQLTGGYTRRVEHSRPWYLEPFLTWDNAYSVRQGNPDLLPEFTDSYEFGYQTELFGQFTSAEAFYRVKHHHVEQLRTVYSENVTLTTPENVGRQFSLGTELRTDVTVRKGWSLNLSGNLYEQRLKGSAAGRSFDESSLTWDAKLNNITALAKSTRIQLDLNLNGPTVTSQGDTEPFVTANAAIRQEFWNRSLNIALQVRDIFASAKRESTSMSPGYYNYEYLKQDAPVVTLSVSYVFNNFKKQNGRNEDGGDDF; encoded by the coding sequence TTGTTCCTCCGCTTACTCTTCTGTCTTGCTCTTCTGGCCACGCAAGCCCTCGCGCAACGTCCCAACTTCTCCATCACCGGCACCGTCACCGATTCCCTGACTCGGGAACCCCTCGAGTATGCCACCGTCATGCTCCACCGCGCCGCCGATTCTACCCAAGTCACCGGAATCGCCTCCGACCGCCATGGTGGCTTCCAGCTCGATAGCCTGCGCCCCGGCGACTACTTCGCACGGGTCAGCTTCTTAGGCTACGATCTCAAACCCATCACCGGCATCAAACTTTCGCGCGAACGTCAGCATGTGGACCTGGGCAATATCGCTCTCGCGCCGACAGGTCTGGTCGCTGACGAAGTCAACATCACCGGCGAACGACTGTCCGTCGAATACCACGTCGAAAAGAAAGTCATCAACGTCGCCAAACAAAACATTGCTCCGACCGGGACGGCAGCCGATATCCTGGCCCAAGCTCCGTCGGTCTCGGTGGATATCGAAGGCAACGTCAAACTGCGCGGCAGTTCCAACTTCACCGTGATGATTGACGGTCGCCCGTCAATTCTCGAAGCCAATGATGCGCTCCAGCAGATCCCGTCCGGAACGATTGACAAGATCGAGATCATTACCAATCCCTCCGCCCGCTTCAGCGCCGAAGGCACGGCTGGGATCATCAATATCATCCCGCTCAACCGCTCCGCCATGACCTCCGGTTTGATCAATGCGCGGACCACTATTGATGAGCGGCGCGGCCTCGACTTCACCTTCACGCGTCCCGTCGGAAAAGTCGGTCTGACCGTCGGCGGTAACGTCGGCATTGGCCGCGATCCCGGCGAGTCGCGTTCCGAAACCCGCACGACTTTCGAGGGCACGACGGCAACCGTGAACACCAACGGCTCATCCACGGGCAAGCGCGACAACATGGGTCTCCGCGCCGAAGTGGACGCGCCGCTCAGCCGCCGCGCCGGTCTGGTCGTCGGCGCGCGCTTCGGCACGCATAACTTCGGACGCGACGCCGCTCTGGAGCACACCGAGTTTAGTTCCGTGGACCCCACTGCCCTGAATTCCACCACCAAGAGCGGCTTCGACCGCAAGATGCAGCACATGCACGGATTCGCCGCTTTCAAACAACGCTTCCCGCAGGAAGGACGGCAGTGGTCCGCCGAAGTCAACATCGGCCATCGCGGTGGGGAAGAGGAGAATCGAACCGAACAGTTTGACTCCGCCGATCGTCTCATCAACGGCGTCATCGCCCAAGAAGATGATCCGGGCGGACGCATCGAGGTCAAAACCGATTACGTCCATCCCTTCAGTCAGCAGCGCAAGATAGAAACCGGTCTCTCATCACAATACAGCGCCGCCAAAGACGATAATCGCTCACTCGAGTTCGACACGACCACCGTCAGCTACACAAGCAGCGGGCAATACGACACGGACACAGACTTCCGCCGCAGCCTGCACGCGGGCTACGGGATGTACGCCGACAAACTTTCGTCTATCGAGTACCAGATTGGTCTGCGCACCGAATATCTTAGCCGCTCGATTGACGAAAATAACTCGCATCAGACGTTCGCGATTGACCGACTCGATCTCTTTCCGTCCCTGCACACGGCCATGTCCCTCGGCGGAGCCAAACAGTTGACGGGCGGCTACACCCGCCGCGTCGAGCATTCCCGCCCGTGGTACCTTGAACCGTTCCTGACCTGGGATAACGCCTACAGCGTGCGTCAGGGAAACCCTGATCTCTTACCCGAGTTCACCGACTCCTATGAGTTCGGCTACCAGACGGAACTGTTTGGTCAATTCACCTCCGCTGAAGCGTTCTACCGGGTCAAACACCATCACGTCGAGCAGCTCCGCACCGTGTACTCCGAAAATGTCACGCTCACTACGCCCGAAAACGTCGGACGGCAATTCTCCCTCGGTACGGAACTGCGCACCGATGTCACCGTGCGCAAAGGCTGGTCGCTGAATCTCTCCGGCAACCTCTATGAACAGCGCCTGAAAGGCAGTGCCGCCGGCCGCAGCTTTGATGAAAGCAGTCTCACTTGGGATGCCAAACTTAACAACATCACGGCGCTCGCCAAATCCACGCGCATTCAGCTCGATCTGAATTTGAATGGACCGACCGTAACGTCCCAAGGTGATACCGAGCCCTTCGTCACGGCCAACGCCGCGATCAGGCAGGAATTCTGGAATCGCTCGCTCAACATCGCCCTGCAAGTGCGCGACATCTTCGCCTCCGCCAAACGCGAGTCCACGTCCATGTCCCCCGGCTACTACAACTACGAATATCTCAAACAGGACGCGCCCGTCGTCACCCTGAGCGTAAGCTACGTTTTCAACAACTTCAAGAAGCAAAACGGCCGCAACGAAGACGGCGGCGACGACTTCTAA